A genomic stretch from Bacterioplanes sanyensis includes:
- a CDS encoding filamentous hemagglutinin N-terminal domain-containing protein: MAVLDSIRNQRNSWLAKALVYCISVTFMVPVVPASYAAGIVTDPNAEVRFQPQVNIHNSVPVVNIVTPDNTGLSHNRYEQFNVDKNGAVLNNSLVSGTSRLAAEIIANPNLNGVAASTILNEVTSSSNTKMLGALEVFGESANVIIANRNGITCNDCGFINTDRVTLTTGLPQYIGNALYFDITDGTVTFAGEGVDHKLSPEILDVFARYIDVNGEVQSSQQLNLISGALSLNYTDLLLGEVDVTPLAADAAENRTYAIDASIFGAMQSGKISVMATEEGLGVRSDSYLFSQSDSLFIESAGDIALRDADSFVGIEISTPNDVEVSEDLVANTLVLTQSDNFRNTEQSEVTADIVNLSSDTSIELHGEVNSRETDINSQSAYISADLISLGDIKLDVNAVTLNGGEIVADEVRFNSDSINMEDALLSSSFIDFDVNDSLLVDESELVTQELIFDGGAFAVSGTSIAADLFAAKSGVFDASNSSIKAGTLNVDANSSRLVDNDIHTVNFSLATEDLDLNRTAIVSKDLMLESGKIFSRDGRYQTENATISGENVTLVRDRWTVLSFDPNEGVSTVANSNGQFVLDASQLNAVKTNVVANVISSDGDVTILQNTNLNANELSLNGKQLTIDNNSKISSSESTRVAAQLVDSQADFDVNSLVIDADSLSLGGKLSASSFVNLNGDEILLSQAQVTTDTFNVSGDTLESNLTTVVSRAFNASIASLIDLETMQINSDSIGLRSHTINSGPKVSLEANGIAVHATDFFNSGKLYASDFFRAELERTFENSGKIISYDDLTIAAETIGNKASGQIASITMDMQADDIDNHGELGSDALKISYGTLSNYANSSLVAENLTLSASDATSVLYNEGRVSIAQLMSWDNELREAGNLSNVGQLEAGELDLSGLNHVSVGSNGTVNVKHGVSGEIGRLSQAGEFSSDSLHLTADAVDNFGKLQANIVSLNTAGDVHNSGVITSESIMLTADAIINDHDAEITSQYLQTESVMVENHGSIAASELNIRGASDVATFKNYGDVVQRNEFAGEQHEGGSLVLKQFDSVENDGQIEADDSIFLIELSSILNGVGDDSATILSSGNIEASAHSTIQNAGLLVGRSVNISAKELVNSGKISVTSAEVNIGEAFDNSGILYQRDEALSDEYVNVNAATFVNGEDAVTEVIRGVLDLSSGTPGTLINKGVLAERREAANSGLAMRGIGALQNSGQISMSAELSITGGDFHNEGSDAYIGVGVLNFDALQSLVNDGSLVYDNDSRIVAQQFNNTGTVASTDENQQVALALDADALTNAGRVSTSGGLSVNQNVAGTITNQGLIYGQQVHIGSATQRQVAVTNSGANIQNPTGEMVAGGFRVAVVIWLLLANRLPTIRTVIRGNSPVLASCNLM; encoded by the coding sequence TTTTGAACGAAGTTACATCGTCCTCTAATACCAAAATGCTGGGTGCTTTAGAGGTGTTTGGTGAGTCTGCTAATGTCATTATTGCCAACCGAAATGGTATCACCTGTAACGACTGTGGTTTTATCAATACTGACAGGGTCACTTTGACTACTGGTCTGCCTCAGTACATTGGTAACGCGTTGTATTTTGATATCACTGATGGAACCGTGACCTTTGCTGGTGAGGGGGTCGATCACAAACTGTCCCCTGAAATCCTGGATGTTTTTGCTCGCTACATCGATGTAAACGGTGAGGTGCAGAGTAGCCAACAGTTAAACCTGATCTCTGGCGCCTTGAGCCTGAACTACACAGATTTACTATTGGGTGAGGTGGATGTAACCCCTCTTGCTGCAGATGCTGCAGAGAATCGCACATACGCTATTGATGCATCGATTTTTGGAGCCATGCAGTCAGGTAAAATCAGCGTTATGGCCACAGAAGAAGGCCTTGGCGTGCGTAGCGACAGCTACTTATTTTCACAGTCCGATAGCCTATTCATTGAATCCGCTGGTGATATTGCCTTACGTGACGCTGATTCCTTTGTCGGCATCGAAATATCAACGCCAAACGATGTTGAAGTATCTGAAGATCTGGTCGCGAACACACTTGTATTGACTCAGTCGGATAACTTTCGCAATACAGAGCAGTCCGAGGTTACTGCAGACATTGTCAATCTGTCATCTGACACGTCTATAGAGCTTCATGGAGAAGTGAACTCTCGAGAAACAGACATCAACAGTCAATCCGCATATATCTCTGCTGACTTAATTTCATTAGGTGATATTAAGCTTGACGTAAATGCTGTGACGTTGAACGGTGGTGAGATAGTAGCCGATGAAGTCCGGTTTAACTCGGATTCTATAAATATGGAGGATGCACTATTGTCCTCATCCTTTATTGATTTTGATGTTAACGATTCTTTGCTTGTCGATGAGTCAGAATTGGTAACACAAGAGTTGATTTTTGATGGTGGTGCTTTTGCAGTATCTGGTACATCAATAGCAGCGGACTTGTTTGCCGCTAAAAGTGGCGTATTCGATGCCAGCAATAGCTCCATCAAGGCGGGCACCTTGAATGTCGATGCGAACAGCAGTCGTCTTGTGGACAATGATATTCATACAGTGAACTTTTCGTTGGCGACTGAAGATCTGGACTTAAACCGAACAGCCATTGTCTCTAAAGACCTGATGCTTGAATCAGGCAAGATATTTTCACGAGACGGTCGATACCAAACAGAGAATGCCACCATTTCTGGCGAGAACGTTACTCTCGTCAGGGATCGGTGGACTGTGCTGAGTTTTGATCCCAATGAAGGGGTAAGTACAGTTGCAAACTCTAATGGTCAATTTGTATTGGATGCAAGTCAGCTGAACGCAGTCAAAACCAATGTCGTTGCGAATGTCATTAGCTCTGATGGCGATGTCACAATTCTACAAAATACTAATCTGAACGCCAACGAACTATCATTAAACGGCAAGCAGCTGACGATCGATAATAATAGCAAAATATCCTCATCGGAAAGCACGAGAGTTGCTGCTCAGCTGGTCGACTCCCAGGCAGACTTTGACGTAAATTCTCTGGTTATTGATGCCGACAGTCTGAGCTTGGGCGGTAAGTTATCTGCATCCAGCTTTGTTAATCTTAACGGTGATGAAATTCTGCTGAGTCAGGCTCAAGTAACTACCGATACTTTCAATGTCTCTGGTGACACTCTTGAGTCCAATCTAACGACCGTTGTCAGTCGTGCATTTAATGCCTCAATTGCTAGTTTGATTGATCTTGAGACCATGCAGATTAATAGTGACAGTATTGGTTTGCGATCCCATACCATTAATTCCGGTCCAAAGGTAAGCCTTGAGGCAAATGGTATCGCGGTACATGCAACGGACTTCTTCAACTCTGGAAAGCTCTATGCATCTGATTTCTTCCGTGCTGAGCTAGAACGCACCTTTGAAAATAGTGGAAAAATCATAAGCTATGATGATTTAACCATTGCGGCGGAGACCATTGGGAATAAAGCATCTGGCCAAATTGCTTCCATCACGATGGATATGCAGGCGGATGATATTGATAACCATGGTGAGCTTGGCTCTGATGCTCTAAAAATATCATACGGTACGCTCAGTAATTACGCTAACTCCAGTTTGGTGGCAGAAAACCTGACTTTGAGCGCTAGTGATGCAACATCGGTTCTATATAATGAAGGCAGAGTTTCTATAGCGCAGTTGATGTCTTGGGATAATGAGCTGCGAGAAGCTGGAAATTTGTCTAACGTAGGTCAATTAGAAGCGGGGGAGCTAGATTTATCTGGTTTAAACCATGTGTCTGTCGGCTCCAATGGTACTGTTAACGTCAAGCATGGTGTTAGTGGCGAGATCGGCCGTTTATCTCAAGCGGGTGAGTTCTCCTCGGATAGCCTTCATTTAACAGCCGATGCGGTAGATAACTTTGGCAAATTACAAGCAAATATTGTTTCTTTAAATACCGCCGGTGATGTGCACAACTCAGGTGTAATAACATCAGAGAGCATCATGCTAACGGCTGACGCCATAATTAACGACCATGATGCAGAGATAACGTCACAGTATTTGCAGACAGAATCGGTAATGGTAGAAAATCATGGTTCGATTGCTGCCAGCGAGCTAAATATTCGTGGAGCATCTGATGTTGCTACATTCAAAAACTATGGAGATGTGGTCCAGCGCAATGAGTTTGCTGGTGAGCAACATGAAGGTGGAAGCCTTGTACTGAAGCAGTTCGACAGCGTCGAAAATGATGGTCAGATTGAGGCAGATGATTCAATATTTTTGATTGAACTGTCATCAATTCTGAATGGAGTGGGTGATGATAGTGCAACGATTCTGTCCTCCGGCAACATTGAAGCCAGTGCCCATAGCACCATTCAAAATGCGGGTTTGTTGGTTGGTAGAAGTGTAAACATAAGCGCTAAAGAGTTAGTCAATAGCGGAAAAATCTCTGTCACCAGTGCTGAAGTGAATATAGGGGAAGCTTTTGATAACAGCGGTATTCTCTATCAACGTGATGAAGCACTGAGTGACGAATATGTAAATGTGAATGCAGCTACTTTTGTGAACGGTGAAGACGCGGTTACAGAAGTGATTCGTGGCGTTTTGGACTTATCGTCGGGTACCCCGGGTACGCTTATTAATAAAGGCGTACTGGCAGAGCGCAGGGAAGCAGCCAACAGTGGGCTGGCGATGCGTGGTATTGGCGCACTGCAGAACTCTGGGCAAATCAGCATGTCGGCAGAACTGTCGATTACTGGCGGTGATTTTCATAATGAGGGTAGCGATGCTTACATTGGTGTAGGTGTTCTCAATTTCGATGCGCTGCAATCTCTCGTAAATGATGGGTCTTTGGTATATGACAATGATAGCCGTATTGTGGCGCAACAGTTCAATAACACAGGTACTGTCGCCAGCACGGATGAAAACCAGCAAGTAGCATTGGCTCTAGATGCAGATGCACTCACCAATGCTGGGCGTGTTTCTACGTCAGGTGGCTTGAGCGTCAATCAGAACGTCGCGGGTACCATCACCAACCAGGGGCTCATATATGGTCAGCAGGTTCATATCGGTAGTGCGACCCAACGCCAGGTAGCTGTCACTAACAGTGGTGCCAATATTCAAAACCCCACCGGCGAAATGGTAGCGGGGGGATTCAGAGTGGCAGTGGTGATTTGGCTATTATTAGCCAATCGTTTACCAACCATACGAACAGTGATCAGGGGCAACTCACCAGTGCTGGCGAGTTGCAACTTGATGTGA